A stretch of Camelina sativa cultivar DH55 chromosome 18, Cs, whole genome shotgun sequence DNA encodes these proteins:
- the LOC104760574 gene encoding putative pentatricopeptide repeat-containing protein At5g43820 — protein MLRRWNLVMESLRRVHRVDVETLVSSSILNRTVCTSSEPLNHTVLDESYVLAELSSLLPITSNKAKEETVAFDSFLSPEERVRGVFLQKLKGKYAIQKSLTSLGIGLSIDIVADVVNHGNLSGEAMVTFFNWAIREPGVSKDVDSYCVILRALGRRKFFSCMIDVLKEMVCEGVNPDLRCLTIAMDSFAKVHYVRRAIELFEASESFGVECNNTESFNALLRCLCERSHVTAAKSVFNAKKGGIRFDCCSYNIMISGWSKLGEIEEMEKVLKEMVESGFGPDCLSYSHLIEGLGRAGRVNESVEIFDNIRHKGNVPDANVDNAMICNFISARDFDESMRYYRRMLDEECEPNLETYSKLVSGLIKGRKVSDALEIFEEMLSRGVLPTTGLVTSFLKPLCSYGPPHAAMVIYQKSRLAGCKVSESAYKLLLKRLSRFGKCGMLLNVWDEMQECGYPSDVEVYEYIVDGLCIIGHLDNAVLVMEEAMRKGFCPNRFVYSRLSSKLMSSNKTELAYKLFLKIKKARATENARRFWRSNGWHF, from the coding sequence ATGCTTAGGAGATGGAACTTAGTTATGGAATCACTCCGTCGTGTTCATCGTGTAGATGTAGAAACCTTAGTTTCAAGTTCCATACTCAATCGCACAGTTTGCACGTCGTCAGAGCCGTTGAACCATACTGTTCTTGATGAGAGTTATGTTCTAGCTGAGTTATCTTCATTGCTTCCAATTACATCTAATAAAGCTAAGGAGGAAACAGTAGcttttgattcgtttttgtcGCCGGAGGAAAGAGTTAGAGGAGTGTTTCTTCAGAAATTGAAAGGGAAGTATGCAATACAAAAGAGTTTGACTAGTCTTGGTATTGGTTTGAGTATCGACATTGTGGCTGATGTTGTTAACCATGGAAATCTAAGCGGTGAAGCGATGGTTACGTTTTTCAATTGGGCGATTCGTGAGCCTGGTGTGTCTAAAGATGTTGATAGCTACTGTGTGATTTTAAGAGCGTTGGGAAGGAGAAAGTTCTTTTCTTGTATGATTGATGTTTTAAAGGAAATGGTGTGTGAAGGTGTTAACCCTGATCTGAGGTGCTTAACCATTGCTATGGATAGCTTTGCTAAGGTTCATTATGTGCGTAGAGCGATAGAATTGTTTGAGGCAAGTGAAAGTTTTGGGGTGGAATGTAATAATACCGAGTCTTTTAATGCATTGTTGAGGTGTCTCTGTGAGCGTTCGCATGTGACTGCTGCGAAATCGGTGTTTAATGCAAAGAAAGGGGGTATACGTTTTGACTGTTGTAGTTATAACATTATGATTAGTGGGTGGTCGAAGCTCGGTGAGATTGAAGAAATGGAAAAGGTTTTGAAGGAGATGGTGGAGAGTGGATTTGGTCCTGACTGTTTGTCTTACAGCCACCTTATCGAAGGGTTGGGAAGAGCTGGTCGTGTCAATGAATCTGTTGAGATCTTTGATAATATAAGGCACAAGGGAAATGTTCCCGACGCTAATGTTGACAACGCTATGATCTGTAATTTCATATCTGCTCGGGATTTTGATGAATCTATGAGGTACTACCGAAGGATGCTGGATGAGGAATGTGAACCTAACTTGGAAACGTATTCCAAGCTTGTTTCTGGGCTCATTAAAGGTCGTAAGGTTTCGGATGCGCTTGAGATTTTTGAAGAGATGCTGTCCAGAGGGGTTCTTCCCACCACAGGGCTCGTTACCTCTTTCCTCAAGCCGCTTTGCAGCTATGGTCCACCACACGCTGCAATGGTTATCTATCAGAAATCAAGATTAGCTGGCTGTAAGGTATCAGAAAGCGCATATAAGTTGTTGCTTAAGCGGCTATCGAGATTTGGAAAATGTGGGATGCTGTTGAACGTATGGGACGAAATGCAAGAGTGTGGATACCCTTCTGACGTGGAAGTCTACGAGTATATTGTGGATGGGCTTTGTATCATTGGTCATCTAGATAATGCTGTGCTTGTGATGGAAGAAGCCATGCGTAAAGGATTTTGTCCAAACCGCTTCGTATATAGTAGGCTTAGCAGTAAATTAATGtcttcaaacaaaacagaattGGCTTATAAGCTGTTTCTGAAGATCAAAAAGGCTCGTGCTACAGAAAATGCTCGCAGATTCTGGAGATCTAATGGATGGCACTTTtga
- the LOC104763145 gene encoding uncharacterized protein LOC104763145, producing MSDPTKPRDPAWKYTTLVSGKHGNFMCIFCKKVTNGGVQRAKQHIVGVFRNVTAGKLVNDSVSEEVKTFMLNKAEVKATTQMLPPQATIYNMVDEDEDEGYPSQPPSKKRKGPMDRYVLPTPHDILKGMKDANLLFDKLDRMVEEVGESNVVQVITDNASDYVKAGQLLMAKRPHLYWLPCAAHCIDLMLEDIGKLPMVKSAIKNCIYMNGYIYSHTSLVNMMRKFTNQANLHRPAVTRFATSFITLA from the exons ATGTCTGATCCTACTAAGCCTAGAGATCCAGCATGGAAATATACGACTCTAGTTTCTGGTAAACATGGTAACTTTATGTGTATCTTTTGTAAGAAAGTCACAAATGGTGGAGTTCAACGTGCAAAACAGCATATCGTTGGTGTTTTTAGGAATGTTACTGCCGGCAAACTAGTTAATGATAGTGTGAGTGAAGAAGTGAAAACTTTCATGCTTAACAAGGCTGAAGTTAAAGCCACTACTCAAATGCTGCCACCACAAGCCACTATATACAATATGgtagatgaagatgaggatgaaggTTATCCTAGTCAGCCACCTTCCAAGAAACGTAAGGGTCCAATGGATAGGTATGTTCTTCCAACTCCACATGATATCTTGAAAGGAA TGAAAGATGCTAATTTGCTGTTTGATAAGCTTGATCGTATGGTTGAAGAAGTTGGGGAATCTAATGTTGTCCAAGTGATAACGGACAATGCATCAGACTATGTAAAAGCTG GCCAATTGCTAATGGCGAAACGACCACATCTTTATTGGCTTCCTTGTGCAGCCCACTGTATAGATCTCATGTTGGAGGATATAGGAAAACTTCCTATGGTGAAATCTGCAATCAAGAACTGTATCTACATGAACGGCTACATCTATAGTCACACTTCTCTTGTGAATATGATGAGGAAATTCACAAACCAAGCAAATCTACATAGACCAGCAGTTACTCGGTTTGCTACATCATTCATCACACTTGCGTAG
- the LOC104760575 gene encoding uncharacterized protein At5g43822 yields the protein MEAVIKKWQQKFRKGKEEMEKWDALQVRWASLFKNVSSIIKRLQEMQNHGSYGALRCMKGIEDAVVQQQMGQLDTLLRSMRNVLEEFWSCVLTLEKLHRDGLHLLEVESSKRRVEERIGVKPCIADCLEGLSILYDMHQSEYHLKSSILSALTCLILKPSPGDLNALQYLVVDQPNIPKDEVQHIFDVIFAEEIK from the exons ATGGAGGCAGTAATCAAGAAATGGCAGCAGAAGTTCAGAAAAGGGAAGGAGGAGATGGAAAAGTGGGATGCACTTCAAGTTCGATGGGCTTCCCTCTTCAAAAACGTTTCTTCTATCATCAAGAGATTACAG GAAATGCAAAATCATGGGAGCTATGGAGCTTTGAGATGCATGAAAGGGATTGAAGACGCAGTTGTGCAGCAACAGATGGGTCAACTGGACACTCTATTGCGTTCCATGAGAAACGTCCT GGAAGAATTCTGGAGCTGTGTTTTGACACTAGAGAAGCTACATCGAGACGGTTTGCATTTACTTGAAGTTGAATCAAGCAAGAGGCGAGTAGAGGAACGAATTGGAGTAAAACCTTGTATTGCTGATTGCTTAGAGGGGCTGTCTATCCTCTATGACATGCATCAATCAGA ATACCATCTCAAATCTTCAATTCTTTCGGCACTTACGTGTCTTATCCTGAAACCAAG TCCTGGTGATCTAAACGCGCTACAATACCTCGTGGTTGATCAGCCGAATATCCCAAAAGATGAAG TACAACACATTTTCGATGTCATATTCGCGGAAGAGATCAAATGA